CTGGTTCTCAGGGTCAGAGGAGGTCCTTGACCTCAGGGTCAGTGGACAGTTCATTAACATCAGAGCTCCTCCTGTCAGCTGGAGCCAACCGGACTCTGTGGACCATCAGGAACATGAGCTTTCATGCTCCATTGAACCAGGATCATGTCTCTGTAGCTGtgaggaggcggggcttcagGGGCGGGGCTTCAGGGGCGCTTGAGAATACTGTTGGAGAGCAGAAGAACTTTGGAGCACCTCGCTTGAGTTTACATTTGTACATGAAAAGAGTTTATGAATCCTCAACCAGCAGCTgagtgacatcacttcctgcaTGGTGGGGGAgggtgggggaggagggggaggagggggagacgtGGCCTTGGTGTGGAGATGATGCAATAAgacaaactgatgaaaagaagaggagagaaagagacaaacgGACTCTGACCTTCAGAgttttttaaggtttgtttttctgtctgcagctgtttgtttctgtgatcTCTAATAAAGTGCTTTATCTGAGAGTCgactgtaacccctcccctctttaTCTGAGTCgactgtaacccctcccctctttaTCTGAGAGTCgactgtaacccctcccctctttaTCTGAGAGTTGTGACATCACGGTCACACAGGTGTGCGTGGATTTGATTGGTTCACAGTGTGTAATGAATCAAACAGTCTGCGAGTCCACACAACTTTATTTCAGTTTCCTGCTTTCCAAAGTTTCTCTGTGACGTCACGCCCACTCTGATGTCACTCTGTGATGTCGCTCTGTCATGTCGCTCTGTCATGTCGCTCTGTCATGTCGCTCTGTGATGCCACTCTGTGATGTCACTCTGTGACAGCGAGCTGGGACAGCGATTGCAGCAGCTGGTAGTAGTTGTATTTGATGTCGTAGTCCATGTCGTACCAGAAGTtcactgcagaagaagaaaacgcTCTGGGTTCATTTGAGTGAAGAAGAGAATCTGCTGTATGACGTCACTCTCACGGGCTGGTCACGTGACCTCAGTGAACGCAGGACTTTAAAGGCCACGTGTTGCATTCAGGTGCTGTTACCTGCGATGCAGCCGTGTGACTGTCTGACGTGGTGGAACCACAGAGACGGCAGGTACAACATCTCCCCGGCCTTCACGCTGCAGCACAGCGGACGAGCTCTGCTGTACTGAGGGAACCGGTCCAGGTCGGGGTCCAGAGGGTCCAGAGGGATCCACGGGACCTGAGGAGGGCGGGGT
The Notolabrus celidotus isolate fNotCel1 unplaced genomic scaffold, fNotCel1.pri scaffold_367_arrow_ctg1, whole genome shotgun sequence genome window above contains:
- the jmjd7 gene encoding bifunctional peptidase and (3S)-lysyl hydroxylase JMJD7, with protein sequence MSTALGKLPDAVNFWLGEESAVTSMHKDHYENLYCVISGEKTFILLPPTDRPFIPYGVYQPAVYSQRGDGEFEVVDQPDSEKVPWIPLDPLDPDLDRFPQYSRARPLCCSVKAGEMLYLPSLWFHHVRQSHGCIAVNFWYDMDYDIKYNYYQLLQSLSQLAVTE